AATGATTTGGGATGGTTCAAAGCGGGTACCAGTCTCGCGCTCAATATAATGAAGGACTGCGTTCTTGAGTTCGGCGGTGCCGCTGGCTGGCGTGTATTTGGTTTTGCCACTGTCAAGGGCGCGTTTGGCTGCGTCGCGAATGTTGGCCGGCGTGGTGAAATCAGGTTCACCGGCGCCAAGGTCAATCACGTCATGACCGGCAGCTCGAAGCCGGGCTGCCGCCTGGGTGGCTGCCATGGTGGATGAAGGTTGCATTGCGATGAGCCGCTCAGCCCGAGGAAAAACGACTGACATAGTTAGTACCTTTTAAGAAAGAGGGTTGCGGGGTTCAGGGTTCAGGGTTCAGGGTTGCGGGGTTCAGGGTTCAGGGTTGCGGGGTTCAGGGTTTTCGAAGAATCCGCCTGCTGACACAGATGATTCTGACTACTCACTACTCGCTATCTCGCTACTTCACTCAGTTTTTGTCGCATTCGGTCGGCAATCAGTGGCGGAACAAGTCCAGTGACTTCGCGTCCCAGCAGGAAGATTTCCTTGACCAGACGGGAGCTGACATAGCTGTACGTGTCAGCCGACATCATAAACACGGTTTCGATATTGGGCTGCATTCGGCGGTTCATCAGGGCCATTTGCAGTTCATATTCATAATCGGAAATGGCTCGAATTCCGCGCACAATGCAATCAGCTTCTTGCGCCTGAGCATAGGTCACAAGCAATCCATTAAAGGTGTCTACTTTGACTTTGGCGAGCGGGGCGACGACTTCGCGAATCATCTCCAACCGCTCTTCCGTGGAAAACATCGGGCGTTTTTCCGGATTGACCAGAATGGCCACGATAATTTCGTCAAAGAGCTTGCAACTACGCTCGATAATGTCGAGATGCCCGTTGGTCAACGGGTCAAAGGAGCCGGGATAGATGGCGCGTGTCACACGAACCTCTCGGAGATGTTGGAATGATTCAGGTGTTTTCCAGGGAAGAAGCGCGATGCTAAATCAGTTGATGACACGATGTAAACTGTTTGGGTGAGAATCAAGAATGAAGAATGAAGAATGAAGAATGAAAGAATCTGGTCAAGAATCAGAAAAGTCTTTATCTGTGAGTATTTTGGTGTTCTGGTTTTTTCATCCTTGCGCCTTTTTTTCTTCAAGCCGGGGCGGTTGCCAGGCGGAAGGTCACCTTTCAATTTGCTTGACAGCGGCTGTTTCAGCATAATGAACAAGTGTTCAATTTCTAGTTACCTGCGAAATTCCCACGCGCTACCACGCAAACTATTGAGGAGTAAGAAGAAAAGGAAATGTCTACGGAAACCACGCTCGATTTGAAAAAAACAGTCAATTTGCCTTCCAAGCAACTTCCGATGAAAGGCAACCTGACGCAAGCTGAACCAGCCCGCTTGAAACGCTGG
This genomic interval from Acidobacteriota bacterium contains the following:
- the coaD gene encoding pantetheine-phosphate adenylyltransferase, whose amino-acid sequence is MYPGSFDPLTNGHLDIIERSCKLFDEIIVAILVNPEKRPMFSTEERLEMIREVVAPLAKVKVDTFNGLLVTYAQAQEADCIVRGIRAISDYEYELQMALMNRRMQPNIETVFMMSADTYSYVSSRLVKEIFLLGREVTGLVPPLIADRMRQKLSEVAR